The Oscillatoria acuminata PCC 6304 genomic interval AAGACCGGGAGTGCTTATTTTGCTCCAGCCTCTTCGGTGAGTCTGATGATTGAAGCCATTTTACTTGACCAGTCGCGAATCGTTCCGGCTGCGGCTTATCTTCAGGGTGAATATGGGTTACGCGATTTGTTCATTGGGGTTCCTTGCCAGTTAGGATGCCAAGGGATTACTCAGGTGTTAGAACTGGAACTGGATGAGGGAGAACGGGCGGCTTTCCAGGCTTCTGCTGAATCGGTTGCCCAGCATCTCAAGCAAGCTAAGGAGATTTTGTCAGGCAGCACCTTGGGTTAACTGAATTCGATCGCCAAATTGGAGGTTTGTACATCTTTGAAAAGAGACCTAACCCCCCAGCCCCCTTCCCTCAGAGGGAAGGGGGAGAAAGACGTAAATTCACCCCGTACAGCAATAAAAAAATTTCTTTATTCTCCCTCTCCTCAATAAAAAAATTTCTTTATTCTCCCTCTCCTCTTAGGAGAGGGCCTTAGGAGAGGTCAGACTGGTTTTTAGGCAAAATTGAGATGCTCCCCTATGCGAAATCTCTGCTCATGAGTAACAAATCTGGACCAGAAACCCGGTTTTTTGTTCTTTCTATGGATTTCATTCTGTACGGACGCCCTAGAAAGGGGTCTGACTAGAGAACCGATGGGCATTGTGTCAGGTTAAATGAGTTTCGCGGCACACTTTAAATAAGAGTTGAAGCTGAATTCGGTTTGCTCCTTTATACGTCTTGCTATGGTTATTTGTTCTATTTCTTCGATTAAAGACCTCAATACGGCGATCGCTGCTCAGAACCCTTTCCCTTATCCTGCATCGGTCAGCGATCGCGAAATTTGGCGGGATGACCTTCCCAATCTCAATAGCTTGAACGATCGCATTCGTCAGGTGGTTTTTCAAGCCCTTGAGCGCTCTCGTCAAGGTCGTTCTGCTTTGAGTGCGATCGCGGTAACGGGCAATTCTGGCATGGGCAAAAGTCATCTGATCAGCACCCTACGCCATCAGGTCCAACAAGATGATAGTGCACTGTTCGTTTATGTCAATGCCGGTCAATTAACCGACTTAAACCTCCTGCGCTATCAATTTCATCAGCGGGTTGTGGAGAGTTTACGCTATGCGGGTCAAGGTGGCGTCATGCAGTGGCAAGTCCTGGCGGCGGCGATCGCCAATCATGCCATTCATGCGATCGACCCCAAGGCACGCACCTTTTCTCCCCCAGAACTGATTGCCAAACTCAACAATCATACCCGGGCTAAAAATCAAACTTGGGTGACTCAACTCACAGAAGGATTCTGCAAACTTAAACCGGATATCGCTGATCCCGATATCGTCCGGGGGATTATCTGGACCCTCTCTAGCACGGAAGCCCCCTACAGTATTAAATGGTTGTCCGGGATGGCAGTCGCCCCTTCTAAAGCTACGGAACTCGGTTTACCCAATCGGTCCCGCGACTCCCGCGATGCCGATGCTTGGGAAATCCTCATGCATACCTTAACCCTGTTGAGTTCCTACTACCCCCTGATCATTTGTTTTGACGAGTTGGAGGCGGCAGATAAAAGCGATACGGGGTTAAAACGAGAACGAGTCGTTGCCAGCATTATTAAACGCATCTGGGATACCCTGCCTCGCGCCTCCCTACAACAGGGGATTGTCTTGTTCAGCGTCATGACAGAGGAAACCTGGCGCAATAAGGTCCAAGCGCTGCCTCCGGGAATCGCCAACTACCTCTGCAAACAAGGCGAACCGATGCAGTTATACCAAATTAGTCCCGATGGCATCGTCGAGTTGGTGCGCCTCTGGTTACAAGGGTTTTATGACCACTACCATTTAACCCCACCCAACCCGGTTTATCCTTTTGAATCCGGTCAATTGAGAGCGTTGGCGCGGGAACAGTTGTCAGTGCGGGAAATTTTGGAATGGTGTGCGGAAAATTTTCATCCCGTGGAAGAAGACCCCTTTGAACAGGTGGAAACTGCATTTGAACGGGAACAGAGTTTTCCGCAGAATCTGGAGTCGGTGTTCGATAATGGGACAGTGGCTCAGGCGATTTATTTTGGGTTCCAACGGGTTGTGGGACAGAAGATCGCTGGGGTGGAAGTGGAGTTGGTGACCGATCGCATTCAACGCGATCGCCACAATCGCGGTTATATTCACTTTACCTTGACCACTCGTGAGAATGGCCGTCTATCCAACCTGGGGGTGGCTATTCTCCAAGAGATGCAGAGCCAAAAAGTGGAAGCGGCTTTAAAACGGTTGGTTCAATATGAAACCTTTGATCTCACCTGTGGCTGTTTAGTTCGCCCTTACGAGCATGGGATTCCCCCCCATTGGCAAGCATCCCGTTATCTGCAAGAGTTTGTCGGAGAACGCGGGGGACAGTGGGTGGATTTGAAAATGGAGGAGATTCTCCCCTTGATTGCCTTATGGCGGGTGTATCAGCGCCGCATTGAGTATGGAATCCGGACGGAACAAATTTTTGAGTTTATCGCTTCCCGAAAACTCGCTACGGAAAATCCTCTATTACAGGCGATCGTCCGCAGTACCCTTTCTCCGGAACGGGTCAAAGAGGCGATGCTCACTCCAGAGTCTGAATCGGTTCAAGGGATTAATTTAGCCACTTCTGAAACCGTTTAGGGCAATGATGACTTGACCCCAACCCCTCACCGTACTGTCCCTTTGAGGGGCAATTTTGATGGGATTTGATCCGGGGAGTCTCTGGGGAACCCATGATGGGGTTCTGTTTGTAAATAAGTATTATTACCGAGTAAATTCGGTGGTTTTGCTGTGTAAACTAGGAGGAAAGAAACCGGATTGAGGGCGATCGCGTCTCAGGGAAAAATCAGCGGTTACAGCCAAATCTCAAGCTGTCATAATCAGGTCTATCAACGGGTCTAAACCGCTTAGGCTGTAACTATCAGAACCGATGGGTCAATCCAACCAGCCCTCGCTCTGAATTCAGGGAGCATCAACGAAATCCACGCAATTCAGGCGCTTGTTTCTACTCAACTCTTAATTTTAGCCGATCGCCGTGAATCGGCCCCTTAACTTAATAAATCTTAACCTCTTTTTTGGAGTTTTGTAACTTTTGCTTTATAATCTGTTACAGACAAGAATCACAAAAACCAGCTAGGGATCGCCTTGCTGGGTATGAGAACTAGACGAGGAAATGTTATGTCTGAAATATTCCCGGTTATCCTCTTGGCCATTGGCACGATAGCGATCGCTTACTTCCTAGAGCTATTTGCCGCCATCTTTGGAGATGTATGGTTATTAATTGCCGCCATTCCCAGTTGGTCCTGGACTCTGGTCTTATTAGTAGCGGTGATTGCTACTTATAAAGCCTTACCTGGCTAAGTAATAATGCTTAATCTACTTCCGGCAGTCCGGGTCCAACGCTCAGAAATCCCAGGTAAAATTCTAGACTTTATTTTAAAAAACCCTGACAAAACCACTCCATTCGAGTGAGTGTCAGTCCAAGGCTCAAGCTAACCCCAATTAATCTGTGGGCAAGCCTTCATGATGAATCTTAATTCAGTTTTGGAACCCATTCAAGGGCGTTATCATTTACCTGCTCTAGGAGCAGCCATTGTCACAAGTCAAGGATTGAGTGCGATCGGTGCCGTGGGTGAGCGCAAATATGGCAGTGGAATTCCGGTAACAATCGATGACCTATTTCATTTGGGTTCCTGCACCAAAGCGATGACTGCGACCTTGATGGGGATATTGGTCGAAGCTGGAACCTTGCAATGGGAGACCACCCTGGCTCAAATTTTTGAGTCGGAACATGAAATGCTGCCGATTTATCGCTCGATTACTCTACAACAACTGCTCTCTCATCAAGCAGGTTTTCCAGGATGGGACGAACCCTGGCTGGCGGGAAAAACTCAGCTAGAAATGTTTGACTTGCCGGGGTCAATTCAACAGCAGCGACAAGCCTATCTCAAACTGGCACTGCAAGAACCGCCCACCGTTCCCATTGGGGAATTTCACTATTCCAATATGGGCTATACAGTTGCCGCAGCAATGGCAGAACAGGTGATGAATGCGTCCTGGGATGAGTTAATCACTACACAACTCTTTCAACCTTTGGCAATGACGAGGGTCGGGTTTGGGCCGATGGGAACGCCTGGTCAAATAGACCAACCCTGGCAGCATTTTGAAGAAAACGGAGAAATTGAGGCGATCGCACCGGAACCGGAACATGATAATCCCCCTTTGATTTCCCCAGCAGGTCGGGTTCATGCCTCTGTAGAAGATTGGGGCAAATTTATTTCCCTGCATTTGCAAGGGGAACAGGGCGGCTCTACATTATTAAGCCCTGAAACCCTGCAAAAACTACATACCCCGGCTTTGGAGAGTGGATCAATTCAAGCGGGGACTGCCGATAGCTATGGCTTAGGATGGATGGTGACCGAACGGGATTGGGGGAGAGGGCGCGTCCTTTATCACAATGGTAGCAACACCCTAAATTTTGCCCTGGTTTGGATAGCACCCCAGCGGGATTTTGCAATCTTAGTGGTGACAAATCAAGGCGGTGAACAGGCATTCCGAGGAACGGATGAAGCCGTCGGTGCATTATTATTGGAAGTGGGATAGGGGAGCATCT includes:
- a CDS encoding serine hydrolase domain-containing protein, producing MMNLNSVLEPIQGRYHLPALGAAIVTSQGLSAIGAVGERKYGSGIPVTIDDLFHLGSCTKAMTATLMGILVEAGTLQWETTLAQIFESEHEMLPIYRSITLQQLLSHQAGFPGWDEPWLAGKTQLEMFDLPGSIQQQRQAYLKLALQEPPTVPIGEFHYSNMGYTVAAAMAEQVMNASWDELITTQLFQPLAMTRVGFGPMGTPGQIDQPWQHFEENGEIEAIAPEPEHDNPPLISPAGRVHASVEDWGKFISLHLQGEQGGSTLLSPETLQKLHTPALESGSIQAGTADSYGLGWMVTERDWGRGRVLYHNGSNTLNFALVWIAPQRDFAILVVTNQGGEQAFRGTDEAVGALLLEVG
- a CDS encoding ATP-binding protein; translated protein: MVICSISSIKDLNTAIAAQNPFPYPASVSDREIWRDDLPNLNSLNDRIRQVVFQALERSRQGRSALSAIAVTGNSGMGKSHLISTLRHQVQQDDSALFVYVNAGQLTDLNLLRYQFHQRVVESLRYAGQGGVMQWQVLAAAIANHAIHAIDPKARTFSPPELIAKLNNHTRAKNQTWVTQLTEGFCKLKPDIADPDIVRGIIWTLSSTEAPYSIKWLSGMAVAPSKATELGLPNRSRDSRDADAWEILMHTLTLLSSYYPLIICFDELEAADKSDTGLKRERVVASIIKRIWDTLPRASLQQGIVLFSVMTEETWRNKVQALPPGIANYLCKQGEPMQLYQISPDGIVELVRLWLQGFYDHYHLTPPNPVYPFESGQLRALAREQLSVREILEWCAENFHPVEEDPFEQVETAFEREQSFPQNLESVFDNGTVAQAIYFGFQRVVGQKIAGVEVELVTDRIQRDRHNRGYIHFTLTTRENGRLSNLGVAILQEMQSQKVEAALKRLVQYETFDLTCGCLVRPYEHGIPPHWQASRYLQEFVGERGGQWVDLKMEEILPLIALWRVYQRRIEYGIRTEQIFEFIASRKLATENPLLQAIVRSTLSPERVKEAMLTPESESVQGINLATSETV